One window of bacterium genomic DNA carries:
- a CDS encoding tetratricopeptide repeat protein yields the protein MTPKVPNQNLSFLDWDPGKNSPAPKESDDCNGRCHPSPKNVPGSSFKNSNTWFLDSLKTEGKSPPLNFPLRNLPPVAPPPPPKVEPKPTVKPSAPADAAGLNDQAKELERQARLCMDPEQKTRFYHSALSFRLLSGDDAGATGILNELEGIYKKSNNEAGQKLVAATRLWVDGKPDDALKALSDMEKEGTGWAFHQQYSHHRSMLLQMVAGDKIKSGDYEGGKALLMKALLLTPTDQLTTKILRLMADHGDADILQQRKDIENLETQRERLVSAGTPCNTGCHTSTNDKLNDFDFPALNVPGMNSGPDLTPYRHLKLSYDQKLMLAHIDARIDEARKQLGKSSQAVEELLFLQKLEEPKTDIAEFEAKFLKGSKPFDGPDRSLPWHLAGEAYLAKKDWAKAAAALETAVREDPSLVDAQFSLGHALYATGDFKASRDAYTEILKHQPQDVMALRYRADANTQYLTALDPKLHADEITAVNAELASDKALLMARFAQGEKDKLTQLAKQLELLHEGGDASLESRQGTVEMMELMAKQYLALAETKQGSVANVELVRKEMNGLASQTFDLLAKFAKADPDPEIKKRAGLYEGYSLLAQGKVDEAVKTFEPYRATVPEIEKILGTLEKNKLRMVNLAALDAWAVYNKEGSRIQADNQNGILGSGIGLIEGAFRSDGKDFRDDTKARWEGQVAFVAELRAKIESGKADTILEAMKLIEADGPESMKGDARYYINYEDKVITGYPLGAMVHLVDKLPPDKGEAADLYRKAWDLERQNSGAIESPYALYTLVNALDTEDGVKDAARSSMDALEGNGSFGRSVFKFVTSMSPESLAVDVLLMVGSAGLGNMAKLAALSRLEKAGVTGYKAVVLAGAAGVGVEATALWAANLGKEAMVKDPSKVFTADHMLKSYGATLIMIGGLKGFGALGESLAPRAAKSLGLVTEGGTKLTAGGKVLSWGIGHGMGMSGMIATSHVNQAIGLTPKPLGGWKEGLVHDVFGYVQFAVAHKIADRAFGGKLSTLSNKQHTEIAVKEAIALAKSHADALGFRASRGPKGELVDSPARQLVVGLLVDSALNKPGFSGGKLAKLVEQKKLGEANAYFAEFGLPLEYNKAGDLVAVARGEPSPHEAAGIPAGKAKPPPKASEVINDLLDRAANFLFPNDGGGSGGLATANGAPLPGGRAQAEPAKGPPAVYMAGRGRGTSKTTKSTKTAPAEPANPPAEKAANDNQYHEVVGHILKPGENIDAVLLALAKHFDNPAKIIVINCERPLENTDVLTQRIKDFDAAARIEIHQPGKPPIEVAGKTRMDQIHPDAASDGHLLMWEASPKGVRDLFEVPGKDGQIFLATPEGVKRIEITTTTPLSKEDIAYLTTRARDLKVEIEVSVHDGRKMTFESTADGLKVRSDKPTNAEEVNALVDLAVHHGEKIEITTPDGKIEIQNGATAKDSKVFTSEAKLAALAPERITLKLDKAPNPTELKALKDQGIKNIIFQHDTTAANWFVESIELMKGSQGLNIRAVDPSGKFLWENIVKPSSESLTAQSEIFMNGLAAHAKTAGWKDRLAETRKLLGTEGQRFQFAGEALRWAASHDISDASIPKGKTEPTITPEQVDSWIKRGTELAVTKQAKAKEKGRDRLADELAPFAEGLSLDPAKTGGWNQAVDGLKAYLAKDSRNPALAGKLFEILNREPSSSSAYENNAHDLANHLATSENPHTGIRDVVDFANNSTGLLKIEGSYFGSFFKASTDTGAKAEVAAFNDLVTQAGVLTAQGRQVTIEAIPTSKLLEGTTPDIAVTVTEGAMTAKYFVEIKRAGRETITRSGVNAKDFTAELEAGYTGKKSDDSTLGSLIGKGLYQLGTYKGKGAGDYLVLNLRMGGEPPTYFEAAMRQFLKDNCPGVAIKVQYEVGGTPVTLTLRADGSSRYSAYDANTNIFAPSLAATGK from the coding sequence TCTTTCCGCCTGCTCTCCGGCGACGATGCCGGCGCCACCGGAATCTTGAACGAGCTCGAGGGAATTTATAAAAAATCGAACAACGAAGCCGGACAAAAATTGGTCGCGGCTACCCGGCTTTGGGTCGATGGCAAGCCCGACGATGCGCTCAAGGCCCTGTCCGATATGGAGAAGGAAGGGACCGGCTGGGCCTTCCACCAGCAATACAGCCACCACCGCTCGATGCTCTTGCAAATGGTGGCCGGCGACAAGATCAAGAGCGGCGACTACGAAGGCGGCAAAGCTCTCCTGATGAAGGCCCTGCTCCTGACGCCGACCGATCAGCTCACGACCAAAATCCTCCGACTGATGGCCGATCACGGCGACGCCGACATCCTCCAGCAACGCAAGGACATCGAGAACCTCGAAACCCAGCGCGAGCGATTGGTCAGCGCGGGGACGCCTTGCAACACCGGCTGCCACACCTCGACCAATGACAAGCTGAACGACTTCGACTTTCCGGCCTTGAACGTTCCAGGAATGAACTCGGGCCCCGACTTGACGCCTTACCGCCACCTCAAGCTCAGCTATGACCAGAAGCTGATGCTCGCCCACATCGACGCCCGGATCGACGAAGCCCGCAAGCAGCTCGGCAAGAGCAGCCAAGCCGTGGAAGAGCTGCTTTTCCTGCAAAAGCTCGAAGAGCCGAAGACCGACATCGCCGAATTCGAAGCGAAGTTTTTGAAAGGCTCCAAGCCCTTCGACGGCCCCGACCGCTCGCTGCCTTGGCACCTCGCCGGCGAGGCCTACCTGGCGAAGAAGGATTGGGCCAAGGCCGCCGCCGCGCTCGAAACCGCGGTGCGCGAGGATCCCAGCCTGGTCGACGCCCAATTCTCACTTGGTCACGCGCTTTACGCCACCGGCGACTTCAAGGCCTCGCGCGACGCCTACACCGAGATCCTCAAGCACCAACCGCAGGACGTTATGGCGCTGCGCTACCGGGCCGACGCCAACACCCAGTACCTGACCGCGCTTGATCCCAAGCTCCATGCCGATGAGATCACCGCGGTCAACGCCGAGCTGGCCTCCGACAAGGCGCTCTTGATGGCCCGCTTCGCCCAGGGCGAGAAAGACAAGCTGACTCAGCTCGCCAAGCAGCTCGAGCTGCTCCACGAGGGCGGCGACGCCTCGCTCGAGAGCCGTCAGGGCACGGTCGAGATGATGGAGCTGATGGCCAAGCAGTACCTGGCCCTGGCCGAAACCAAGCAGGGCAGCGTGGCCAACGTCGAATTGGTCCGCAAGGAAATGAACGGCTTGGCCAGCCAGACTTTCGATCTCCTGGCCAAATTCGCCAAGGCCGATCCCGATCCCGAGATCAAGAAGCGGGCCGGGCTCTACGAAGGCTACAGCCTCTTGGCCCAGGGCAAGGTCGATGAAGCCGTCAAGACCTTCGAGCCCTACCGAGCCACCGTTCCCGAGATCGAGAAGATCCTCGGCACTCTCGAGAAAAACAAGCTGCGGATGGTCAACCTCGCGGCCCTCGATGCCTGGGCGGTCTACAACAAGGAAGGCTCCCGCATTCAGGCGGACAACCAGAACGGCATCCTCGGCAGCGGCATCGGCCTGATCGAGGGCGCCTTCCGCAGCGACGGCAAGGATTTCCGCGACGACACCAAGGCCCGCTGGGAAGGCCAGGTCGCCTTCGTCGCCGAGCTTCGCGCCAAAATCGAATCGGGCAAGGCCGACACCATCCTCGAGGCGATGAAGCTCATCGAGGCCGACGGCCCCGAATCGATGAAGGGCGACGCCCGCTACTACATCAATTACGAAGACAAGGTCATCACCGGTTACCCGCTCGGCGCGATGGTCCACTTGGTCGACAAGCTGCCGCCGGACAAAGGCGAGGCCGCCGACTTGTACCGCAAGGCCTGGGATCTCGAGCGCCAGAACTCCGGCGCCATCGAAAGCCCTTACGCCCTCTACACCCTCGTCAACGCCTTGGACACCGAAGACGGGGTCAAGGATGCCGCCCGCTCGAGCATGGACGCGCTCGAGGGCAACGGCAGCTTCGGCCGCTCGGTCTTCAAGTTCGTCACCTCGATGAGCCCCGAATCGCTGGCGGTCGACGTCTTGCTCATGGTCGGCTCGGCCGGCCTCGGCAACATGGCCAAGCTGGCGGCGCTCTCCCGCCTCGAGAAGGCCGGCGTCACCGGCTACAAGGCGGTCGTCCTGGCCGGCGCGGCCGGCGTCGGCGTGGAAGCGACGGCGCTGTGGGCGGCCAACCTCGGCAAAGAGGCGATGGTCAAGGATCCGAGCAAGGTTTTCACCGCCGACCACATGTTGAAGAGCTACGGCGCCACCCTGATCATGATCGGCGGCCTCAAGGGCTTCGGCGCCTTGGGCGAAAGCCTGGCGCCGCGCGCCGCCAAGAGCCTGGGCCTGGTCACCGAGGGCGGAACCAAGCTGACCGCCGGCGGCAAGGTCTTGAGCTGGGGCATCGGCCACGGCATGGGCATGAGCGGCATGATCGCCACCAGCCACGTCAACCAGGCCATCGGTCTCACCCCCAAGCCGCTCGGCGGCTGGAAAGAAGGCTTGGTCCACGACGTCTTCGGCTACGTCCAATTCGCGGTCGCCCACAAGATCGCCGACCGGGCCTTCGGCGGCAAGCTCAGCACCTTGAGCAACAAGCAGCACACCGAGATCGCGGTCAAGGAAGCGATCGCCCTGGCCAAGTCCCATGCCGACGCCCTCGGCTTCCGCGCCAGCCGCGGCCCCAAGGGCGAGCTCGTCGATTCGCCGGCTCGCCAGCTCGTGGTCGGCCTTCTCGTCGACTCGGCGCTGAACAAGCCCGGCTTCAGCGGCGGCAAGCTCGCCAAGCTGGTCGAGCAAAAGAAGCTCGGCGAGGCCAACGCCTATTTCGCCGAATTCGGCCTGCCCCTCGAATACAACAAGGCCGGTGACCTAGTCGCCGTGGCCCGGGGCGAGCCCTCGCCGCACGAAGCCGCCGGAATCCCGGCCGGCAAGGCCAAGCCGCCGCCCAAAGCCAGCGAGGTGATCAATGACCTCCTCGACAGGGCCGCCAACTTTCTGTTTCCCAACGACGGCGGCGGCAGCGGCGGATTGGCCACCGCCAACGGCGCCCCCCTTCCGGGCGGCCGCGCCCAAGCCGAGCCGGCGAAAGGCCCGCCGGCGGTCTACATGGCCGGCCGAGGCCGCGGGACCAGCAAGACGACCAAGAGCACCAAAACCGCCCCGGCCGAGCCGGCCAACCCGCCGGCCGAAAAGGCCGCCAACGACAACCAGTACCATGAGGTCGTCGGCCATATTCTCAAACCCGGCGAAAATATCGACGCGGTCTTGCTGGCCCTGGCCAAGCACTTCGACAACCCCGCCAAGATCATCGTCATCAATTGCGAGCGTCCGCTCGAAAATACCGATGTCCTCACCCAGAGGATCAAAGACTTCGACGCCGCGGCCCGGATCGAGATCCACCAACCTGGAAAGCCTCCGATCGAAGTCGCCGGCAAGACCCGGATGGACCAGATCCATCCCGATGCCGCCTCCGACGGACACCTGCTGATGTGGGAAGCCAGCCCCAAGGGCGTTCGCGACCTTTTCGAGGTCCCGGGCAAGGACGGCCAAATCTTCCTCGCCACGCCCGAGGGCGTGAAACGGATCGAAATCACGACCACGACTCCTCTTTCCAAGGAGGATATCGCCTACTTGACCACGCGAGCCCGCGACCTCAAGGTCGAGATCGAGGTGTCGGTCCACGACGGACGCAAGATGACCTTCGAGTCGACCGCCGATGGCCTGAAAGTCCGCAGCGACAAGCCGACCAATGCCGAAGAGGTGAACGCCTTGGTCGACCTGGCGGTCCATCACGGCGAGAAGATCGAAATCACCACGCCCGACGGCAAGATCGAAATCCAAAACGGCGCCACCGCCAAGGACTCGAAGGTTTTCACCTCCGAAGCCAAGCTGGCCGCCCTGGCGCCCGAGCGCATCACCCTGAAGCTCGACAAAGCCCCCAATCCCACGGAGCTAAAGGCCCTCAAAGACCAAGGGATCAAGAACATCATATTCCAGCACGATACCACCGCCGCCAATTGGTTCGTCGAATCGATCGAGCTCATGAAGGGATCCCAAGGCCTCAACATTCGGGCGGTCGATCCCAGCGGCAAGTTCTTGTGGGAGAACATCGTCAAGCCCAGCAGCGAATCTCTCACCGCTCAGAGCGAGATCTTCATGAACGGCTTGGCCGCCCACGCCAAAACCGCCGGATGGAAGGATCGGCTGGCCGAAACCCGGAAGCTGTTGGGCACCGAAGGCCAACGCTTCCAATTCGCCGGCGAAGCCCTGCGTTGGGCCGCTTCCCACGACATCTCCGACGCCAGCATCCCGAAGGGCAAGACCGAACCGACGATCACGCCCGAGCAAGTCGACAGCTGGATCAAGCGCGGCACCGAGCTGGCCGTCACCAAGCAAGCCAAAGCCAAAGAGAAGGGCCGCGACCGGCTGGCCGACGAGCTCGCCCCCTTCGCCGAGGGATTGAGCCTCGATCCCGCCAAGACCGGCGGCTGGAACCAAGCGGTGGACGGTTTGAAGGCCTATCTGGCGAAGGATTCTCGAAACCCCGCGCTCGCCGGCAAGTTGTTCGAAATCCTCAACCGCGAGCCCTCCTCTTCCTCGGCCTACGAGAACAATGCCCACGACCTGGCCAACCACTTGGCCACCTCGGAAAATCCGCATACCGGAATCAGGGACGTGGTGGATTTCGCCAACAACTCGACCGGTCTTTTGAAAATCGAGGGCAGCTATTTCGGCTCCTTCTTCAAGGCGAGCACCGACACCGGAGCCAAGGCCGAAGTTGCAGCCTTCAATGACTTGGTCACCCAGGCGGGTGTGCTAACCGCCCAAGGCCGCCAGGTGACGATCGAGGCCATCCCCACCAGCAAGCTGCTCGAAGGGACGACCCCCGATATCGCGGTCACCGTGACCGAGGGCGCCATGACGGCCAAGTATTTCGTGGAGATCAAGCGAGCCGGGCGAGAGACCATCACCCGCAGCGGCGTCAACGCCAAGGACTTCACCGCCGAGCTCGAAGCCGGCTACACCGGGAAGAAGTCGGATGACTCCACTCTCGGGAGCTTGATCGGCAAGGGCTTGTATCAATTGGGAACCTATAAGGGCAAAGGCGCCGGCGACTACCTGGTTTTGAACCTCCGCATGGGTGGCGAGCCTCCGACCTACTTCGAAGCCGCCATGAGGCAATTCCTGAAGGACAACTGCCCCGGCGTCGCCATCAAGGTTCAATATGAAGTCGGCGGAACTCCGGTCACCTTGACCCTGCGAGCCGACGGCAGCAGCCGATATTCGGCGTACGACGCCAACACCAATATCTTCGCGCCCTCGCTGGCCGCGACCGGCAAATAA
- a CDS encoding DUF4382 domain-containing protein — protein sequence MSVGLTDGPTEDYSAVYVTITEIQVNQQGGDVEGGWVTVAEPNRTFNLLDLTDGVVEGLGEGPLEAGSYNQVRLIIGTVPDDGPNILCHSHPFANYVVDADDQEIHELTVPSGEQTGIKIICAGKCEVAENQTTELILDFDAAASVVVAGNSGIYNLKPTIKLLETQDFTLITGRVLAADGAAIANAEVSAQVFNPAAADPVDRVLIQASTLTDLNGDYQLFVRPGDYNLVATATGFETAAVNFAAVAAANPVQDFTLAVVETGTLGGTLAITGADADTFAFLSLEQELSLGGLPESVEVESLDILNGSSYSAELAAGSYDAVAATCGFPTQEAAVEISAGAETVLNLSF from the coding sequence ATGTCGGTCGGACTGACCGACGGTCCGACCGAAGATTATTCCGCAGTTTACGTCACGATCACCGAGATTCAAGTCAACCAGCAGGGTGGCGATGTCGAAGGAGGGTGGGTGACCGTCGCCGAGCCCAACCGGACCTTCAATTTATTGGATCTCACCGATGGGGTCGTCGAAGGTTTGGGCGAAGGTCCGCTCGAGGCTGGGAGCTATAACCAAGTTCGCCTGATCATCGGCACCGTGCCCGATGACGGTCCCAATATCCTTTGTCACAGCCATCCCTTCGCCAATTACGTCGTCGACGCCGACGACCAAGAAATTCACGAGCTGACCGTGCCGAGCGGCGAGCAAACCGGCATCAAGATCATTTGCGCCGGCAAATGCGAGGTGGCCGAGAATCAGACCACCGAGCTGATCCTCGACTTCGACGCGGCGGCCTCGGTGGTGGTGGCCGGCAATAGCGGCATTTACAATCTCAAGCCGACGATCAAGCTGCTCGAGACCCAGGATTTCACTTTGATCACCGGCCGGGTCCTCGCCGCCGACGGCGCGGCCATCGCCAACGCCGAAGTGAGTGCCCAAGTCTTCAATCCGGCAGCGGCCGATCCGGTGGATCGGGTCCTCATCCAGGCCTCGACCCTGACCGATCTCAACGGCGACTATCAGCTCTTCGTTCGCCCCGGCGATTATAACCTGGTGGCCACCGCCACCGGCTTCGAGACCGCCGCGGTCAATTTTGCGGCGGTGGCGGCCGCCAACCCGGTCCAGGATTTCACTCTGGCCGTCGTCGAAACCGGAACGCTCGGTGGAACCTTGGCCATCACCGGAGCCGACGCCGACACCTTCGCTTTCTTGAGCCTGGAGCAGGAGCTGAGCTTGGGCGGCTTGCCCGAGTCGGTGGAGGTCGAGTCGCTCGACATCCTGAACGGCAGCTCCTATTCGGCCGAATTGGCCGCCGGCAGCTACGACGCCGTTGCCGCCACCTGCGGTTTCCCGACCCAGGAGGCCGCGGTCGAGATCTCGGCCGGCGCCGAAACGGTGCTGAACCTGAGCTTCTAA
- a CDS encoding pseudouridine synthase, protein MLERLQKILSRAGIASRRHAEAAILSGRVKVNGKIVRELGVKADPAADSIEVDGKALRQPESKHRYFAYYKPRGVVVSKSDPQGRKTVFDLLRLPPEVNAVGRLDKESEGLLLLTDDGEFLQRYTHPSFEIRKVYQVQVSRPLEPEERRRLLGGIELEEKRVKALQLKRIPSKGGLWIEITLGEGVKREIRRMLEAVGIRVLRLIRVRHGEIVLGSLQPGQMVEIQPVKPPR, encoded by the coding sequence ATGCTCGAGCGCCTGCAAAAAATCCTCTCCCGCGCCGGCATCGCCAGTCGCCGCCATGCCGAAGCCGCGATCCTTTCGGGCCGGGTCAAAGTCAACGGCAAGATCGTCCGCGAGCTCGGCGTCAAGGCCGACCCGGCCGCCGATTCGATCGAGGTCGACGGCAAAGCGCTGCGTCAGCCCGAATCCAAGCACCGGTACTTCGCCTACTACAAGCCGCGCGGAGTCGTGGTCAGCAAGAGCGATCCTCAGGGCCGCAAGACCGTCTTCGACCTGCTCCGGCTGCCACCGGAGGTCAACGCGGTCGGCCGGCTCGACAAGGAGTCGGAAGGGCTCCTGCTGCTCACTGACGACGGCGAATTTCTCCAACGCTACACCCACCCCTCCTTCGAAATCCGCAAAGTCTACCAAGTTCAGGTTTCGCGTCCCTTGGAACCGGAAGAGCGCCGGCGCTTGCTGGGCGGCATCGAGCTGGAAGAAAAGCGGGTCAAGGCCCTGCAGCTGAAACGAATCCCTTCGAAGGGGGGCCTCTGGATCGAAATCACGCTGGGCGAGGGGGTCAAGCGCGAGATTCGCCGGATGCTCGAGGCGGTCGGCATCCGAGTGCTTCGTCTCATCCGGGTTCGCCATGGCGAGATCGTCTTGGGCAGCCTTCAGCCCGGTCAAATGGTCGAAATCCAGCCAGTTAAGCCGCCCCGATAA
- the scpB gene encoding SMC-Scp complex subunit ScpB → MESIRLKSFLESLIFVSEHPLKVPEMLVAVQNYEELLARPAVEAGEGEAGATEPPADPASQLEAVAEREAEKIGRSEIIQALEDLAAEYRTQDQRGIVLTEVANGWQFRTKPENAAILQQFYQPKPTKISKPSLETLAIVAYKQPITRVEIDLIRGVDSGGVLKTLLEKNLVRIVGKKDEPGKPMLYGTTQDFLELFQLKSLQELPTLKEFRELEEEFQRKSGEGTVVENEAELEPEDSLLEGEAVQQMIAALDEEDEEAILDLESSLKGLRDVEKEIFAEEKSEEEKPPPL, encoded by the coding sequence ATGGAAAGCATCCGTCTCAAATCCTTCCTTGAAAGCTTGATCTTCGTCTCGGAGCACCCCTTGAAGGTCCCGGAAATGCTGGTGGCGGTGCAAAATTACGAGGAGCTTTTGGCCCGGCCGGCGGTCGAGGCCGGCGAAGGCGAGGCGGGCGCCACCGAGCCGCCGGCCGACCCCGCCAGCCAATTGGAAGCGGTCGCCGAGCGGGAGGCCGAAAAAATCGGCCGCAGCGAGATCATTCAGGCCTTGGAAGACCTGGCCGCCGAGTACCGGACCCAAGATCAGCGTGGGATCGTGCTCACCGAGGTGGCCAATGGCTGGCAGTTCCGGACCAAGCCGGAGAACGCCGCCATCCTCCAGCAATTCTACCAGCCCAAGCCGACCAAGATCTCCAAGCCCTCGCTCGAAACCTTGGCCATCGTGGCCTACAAGCAGCCGATCACCCGGGTCGAGATCGATTTGATTCGGGGCGTCGATTCGGGCGGTGTGCTCAAGACCCTGCTCGAGAAAAACCTGGTTCGCATCGTCGGCAAGAAGGACGAGCCCGGCAAGCCGATGCTCTACGGCACCACCCAGGACTTCCTGGAGCTCTTCCAGCTCAAGAGCCTCCAGGAGCTTCCGACCTTGAAGGAATTCCGGGAGCTGGAAGAAGAGTTCCAACGCAAGAGCGGCGAGGGGACGGTGGTCGAGAACGAGGCCGAGCTCGAGCCCGAGGATTCGCTGCTCGAGGGCGAGGCGGTTCAGCAGATGATCGCCGCTTTGGATGAAGAGGATGAGGAAGCCATCCTCGACCTCGAGTCCTCGCTAAAAGGGCTTCGCGACGTCGAGAAAGAGATTTTCGCGGAAGAGAAGAGCGAGGAGGAGAAACCCCCTCCTTTGTAA
- a CDS encoding segregation/condensation protein A, with protein sequence MTMESQTAYKVDLEVFEGPLDLLLHLIKKNDLDIVNIPITLVLEQYMEYLNLLEELNIDLAGDFLLMASELAHIKSKLLLPDHQEGEEDEEGGDPRAELIRRLLEYQRYKEAATQLIERPMLGRDVFTHSVPIDPIEEEEAPVEVDLFQLISCFYEMLKKAPAKTIHEVRVERVSVTERIYELMDRLRGREMVEFRALFEGEATRDRLIVTFLAILEMVRLKVLQVTQNQTYGEIYMVPVFEGADLQNIEANVTIQ encoded by the coding sequence ATGACCATGGAAAGCCAAACGGCCTATAAAGTCGACTTGGAAGTCTTCGAGGGACCGCTCGATCTGCTGCTCCATCTCATCAAGAAGAACGACCTCGACATCGTCAACATCCCGATCACCTTGGTCCTCGAGCAATACATGGAATATCTCAATTTGCTCGAGGAGCTGAACATCGACCTGGCCGGCGATTTTTTGCTGATGGCCAGCGAGCTGGCCCACATCAAATCCAAGCTGCTCTTGCCCGACCACCAGGAAGGCGAGGAGGACGAAGAGGGTGGGGACCCAAGGGCCGAGCTGATCCGGCGCCTGCTCGAGTACCAGCGCTATAAAGAGGCGGCCACCCAGCTCATCGAGCGGCCGATGCTCGGCCGCGACGTTTTCACCCACAGCGTCCCGATCGACCCGATCGAGGAGGAAGAAGCTCCGGTCGAAGTCGACCTCTTCCAGCTCATCAGCTGCTTCTACGAGATGCTGAAGAAGGCCCCGGCCAAGACGATCCACGAGGTCCGGGTCGAGCGAGTCTCGGTGACCGAACGGATCTACGAGCTGATGGACCGGCTGCGCGGCCGCGAGATGGTCGAGTTTCGCGCCCTCTTCGAGGGCGAAGCCACCCGCGACCGCTTGATCGTGACCTTCCTGGCCATCCTCGAGATGGTCCGGCTCAAGGTCCTTCAGGTCACCCAAAACCAAACTTACGGCGAAATTTACATGGTCCCGGTTTTCGAGGGCGCCGACTTGCAGAACATCGAAGCCAACGTGACCATCCAATAG
- the trpS gene encoding tryptophan--tRNA ligase, translating into MTTEKIVVSGMRPTGKLHLGHYFGVLKNWLELQEQYRCYFFVADWHALTTEYQDPKVLRGASRDILLDWLAVGLDPQRCTLFLQSRVPEHAELHLLLSMLTPISWLERVPSYKELKNELKDRDLSTYGFLGYPLLQTADVAIYKANYVPVGQDQVAHLELSREILRRFNHLYGETFVEPQPLLTPSPKVPGLDGRKMSKSYGNSIYLSDDEAALRKKMGDAVTDPARVRRSDPGNPDVCTVFDYHKLFSPPETIARVNVQCRAAEIGCVEDKKLATENLIAFLKPIQERRKEFEAKPAWVDEILAAGAERARKAAQVQLQKVYEVMGL; encoded by the coding sequence ATGACCACCGAAAAAATCGTCGTCAGCGGGATGCGACCCACCGGAAAGCTCCATTTGGGCCATTATTTCGGGGTCTTGAAGAATTGGCTGGAGCTTCAGGAGCAGTACCGCTGTTACTTCTTCGTGGCCGACTGGCATGCCCTGACCACCGAATACCAGGACCCCAAGGTTCTGCGGGGCGCCAGCCGCGATATCCTCCTCGATTGGCTGGCGGTGGGCCTCGATCCCCAGCGCTGTACATTGTTTCTCCAATCGCGAGTGCCGGAGCACGCCGAGCTCCATCTCCTCCTCTCGATGCTGACGCCGATCAGCTGGCTGGAGCGGGTTCCCAGCTACAAGGAGCTGAAAAACGAGCTGAAGGACCGCGACCTCTCGACTTACGGTTTTCTGGGCTATCCCCTCTTGCAAACCGCCGACGTGGCGATCTACAAGGCCAATTATGTTCCGGTCGGCCAGGATCAGGTCGCCCATCTCGAGCTTTCCCGCGAGATCCTCCGCCGCTTCAATCACCTTTACGGCGAAACCTTCGTCGAGCCCCAGCCGCTCTTGACGCCTTCGCCGAAAGTTCCGGGCCTGGATGGAAGGAAGATGTCGAAGAGCTACGGAAATTCGATTTACCTGAGCGACGACGAAGCCGCCTTGCGCAAAAAAATGGGCGACGCGGTGACCGATCCGGCGCGGGTGCGGCGCAGCGACCCCGGCAATCCCGACGTCTGCACGGTCTTCGACTACCACAAGCTCTTCTCGCCGCCGGAGACGATCGCGAGGGTCAATGTTCAATGCCGGGCCGCCGAGATCGGCTGCGTCGAGGACAAGAAGCTGGCCACCGAAAACTTGATCGCCTTCCTCAAGCCGATCCAAGAGCGGCGCAAGGAATTCGAAGCCAAGCCGGCCTGGGTCGACGAGATCCTGGCCGCCGGCGCCGAGCGGGCCCGCAAAGCGGCCCAGGTTCAGCTGCAAAAGGTCTACGAGGTGATGGGACTATGA